The nucleotide sequence ATCGGCACGTGCGCACACGCGGCGGCCCGTCGCGCGGCCGGGCCGCTACTCGACGGCCTGCGCGGCCTCGAGTTCGCCCCCCGGCTCTAGGAGCGCTCGGCGAGCATCTGCTCCATCAACGTGATCTCGGCCGTCTGCGCGCGGCTGATGGCGCCGGCGAGGGTGCGGACCTCGTCGGTCCGGGCGTCGGCCAGGGCGGCGTCGGCCATCTGCACCCCGCCGCGGTGGTGGGCGATCATCAGCCGCAGGAAGAGCCGCTCGGCCTCGACGCCGCGGGCGGCCCGCAGCTCGTCGAGCTGGGCGGGCGTCGCCATCCCGGGCATCCCGTCGCCGGAGGCGCCGTGGGCGGCGTGCTCGCCGCCGACCCAGGCCATCGGGGCGCGCGAGGCGGTCTGCGGCAGCCCCCACTGGACGAGCCACCCGTACATCTGGCCGGCCTGCTGCTGCTGGCTCGTGATGATGTCGAAGGCGAGCGTGCGCACCGCCTCGTCCGTCGTGTCGTCCCGGACCGCGAAGGCCATCTCGACGGCCTGGAGGTGGTGGGTCTGCATGTCACGGGCGAACCCGGCGTCCGCGCCGAAGTCGGTGACCTGCGTCGTCGAGGTCAGCCGGGTCACCGCCGCCGTGCCACCCACCCCGGCGAGGAGGGCGAGCACCGCGACGAGGACGAGGACCGCGCGGGGCCGAGCCGGGGAGGTCACGAGGTCGGCTGGTCGCCGGCGCCGGTCTGCGGGAGGGTGCCGTCGCTGCCGCCGGTGCACGCCGCGCCGGGCTCGGGCGTCTGCGGGCCCTGGCGGTACTCGCGCACGAACTCGTCGAGGCGGGCGTCGTCGACCCCGGTGAGGTCGAGCTGCTTGCCCCACGCGGAGGCGACGACCGGGGCGCGCAGGCCGTCGACGGGGGAGACGACCATGTAGGTGTCGGGGACACGGTCGACGAGCGTCTCCACCTGCGCCGCCGGCAGGTCCGAGCGGTAGGTGACCCACACGGCGCCGTGCTCGAGGGAGTGGACGGCCAGCTCGTTCGGCACCGGCTGCGGGTAGACGCCGCAGTTGAGCCAGACCGGGTTGTGGTCACCGCCGACCGGCGGGGTCTGCGCGTAGGTGACGGGGGTCGTCACGTGGTTGGCGGTGATGTCGTCGTAGCTCTTGACCGCGTCGAGGGTCGGGCGCGAGGAGGTGTCGCGCCAGATGGTGACGCCCACCGTCGCGACGATGGCGAGGACGAGGAACGAGACCCCGCCGACGACGAGGAGGCGCGAGCGGCGCTCCTTGGCGCGCTGGGTCTTCTGCACCTCGGCGAGGGCGCGGGCGCGGGACGACGAGGGCACAGGGAGCCTCCTGGGACGGGTCCACCGGGTGGTGGACGGTTCAACCATCTCCAGCGTCCCGCGGAGCCCGTGAGTTCCCGCTGCGTGGAGGTCTCGTGGAGATCCTTCCCACCCCGCCCCGTGGTGCCGGTGGGCCCCACCCCAGCACCTAGACTCGTCGGGTTACCCGGACTTCAGGACAGGACGAGGAGGTAGGCGCCGTGAGCCTGCTGGAACGGATCGCCGGCCCCCGCGACCTCAAGGCGCTGCCCGCGGACCGGCTGCCCGAGCTCGCCGCGGAGATCCGCGCCTTCCTCGTCGAGCAGGTCTCGCGCACCGGCGGCCACCTCGGGCCCAACCT is from Arthrobacter sp. NEB 688 and encodes:
- a CDS encoding DUF305 domain-containing protein, with product MTSPARPRAVLVLVAVLALLAGVGGTAAVTRLTSTTQVTDFGADAGFARDMQTHHLQAVEMAFAVRDDTTDEAVRTLAFDIITSQQQQAGQMYGWLVQWGLPQTASRAPMAWVGGEHAAHGASGDGMPGMATPAQLDELRAARGVEAERLFLRLMIAHHRGGVQMADAALADARTDEVRTLAGAISRAQTAEITLMEQMLAERS
- a CDS encoding DUF3105 domain-containing protein; its protein translation is MPSSSRARALAEVQKTQRAKERRSRLLVVGGVSFLVLAIVATVGVTIWRDTSSRPTLDAVKSYDDITANHVTTPVTYAQTPPVGGDHNPVWLNCGVYPQPVPNELAVHSLEHGAVWVTYRSDLPAAQVETLVDRVPDTYMVVSPVDGLRAPVVASAWGKQLDLTGVDDARLDEFVREYRQGPQTPEPGAACTGGSDGTLPQTGAGDQPTS